A genomic segment from Nitrosopumilus sp. K4 encodes:
- a CDS encoding thioredoxin domain-containing protein: MTKIFLVIPVIVGIIVGGFITFYPQEERQDTLLTKSKLIEGGSPILGSPSAPITILEWGDYQCTFCYKFHDTTLKIIEEEYIKTGKVKLVFKDFPLNGPDSVLAAEAAYCANDQRKYWEYHDETYKNWAGERTGWITRDSLEKFAMTVNLDLNKFNNCMDSHTYKEKVNQLYDFGQEVGIDATPSFLVFNDEKIIKIRGNQPLEVFLKTFDEL; the protein is encoded by the coding sequence TCCAGTAATAGTAGGAATTATCGTAGGAGGGTTCATTACATTTTATCCACAAGAAGAACGACAAGACACACTGTTAACAAAATCAAAATTAATTGAAGGAGGGTCTCCAATTCTTGGAAGTCCATCTGCACCAATAACAATTTTAGAATGGGGAGATTATCAATGCACGTTTTGTTACAAATTTCACGATACAACATTAAAAATCATTGAAGAAGAATATATCAAAACAGGCAAAGTAAAACTTGTTTTCAAAGATTTCCCACTAAATGGTCCCGATTCTGTATTGGCTGCAGAAGCAGCATATTGTGCAAATGATCAAAGAAAGTATTGGGAATACCATGATGAGACATACAAGAATTGGGCAGGAGAAAGAACAGGCTGGATTACAAGGGACTCATTAGAAAAATTTGCCATGACTGTGAATTTGGATTTGAATAAATTCAACAACTGCATGGACTCGCACACATACAAAGAAAAGGTAAATCAACTCTATGATTTTGGACAAGAAGTTGGAATTGATGCTACGCCTTCATTTTTGGTTTTCAATGATGAAAAAATTATTAAAATTCGCGGAAATCAACCATTAGAAGTTTTTCTAAAAACTTTTGATGAATTATAG